A stretch of Alligator mississippiensis isolate rAllMis1 chromosome 14, rAllMis1, whole genome shotgun sequence DNA encodes these proteins:
- the LOC132244743 gene encoding endogenous retrovirus group 3 member 1 Env polyprotein-like, which translates to MPEGGWNVSRGVNLTLFDGTHQLLSAFFPLRQAEVRHLESRNLTHPYCTPKIQALWCRRKGLPTNAPRGLMWACNNDVLYTALPARFDGACFIASVELCPPLATNTSNPYPPWFAHTEARGKRSTTTWSRMTYSQQVGKRFEWAMEGLFLWYVGIMRAREAIVKLAEEVEIGFNATNEALFLLNKQLQETSRMTMQNRLALHAMLLHNGGACKYLNLSDEYCCISIPNVTVPLTAQLELIKKAAKGANAIAKVSSGWLADLFFQFWLEFFLISNVHTHPIINPVNTSIQLFIVCLCRMLCR; encoded by the coding sequence ATGCCAGAGGGAGGGTGGAATGTAAGCAGAGGGGTAAATCTCACTCTTTTCGACGGGACACATCAGCTGTTAAGTGCCTTCTTCCCACTGAGACAAGCGGAAGTGCGGCATTTAGAAAGCCGCAACCTaacacacccctactgcacacCTAAAATCCAGGCCCTTTGGTGTCGTAGAAAGGGGCTACCGACCAACGCGCCCCGAGGACTCATGTGGGCATGTAACAACGATGTACTATATACTGCTCTACCTGCTCGCTTTGATGGGGCTTGCTTTATTGCCAGCGTAGAACTCTGCCCACCTCTTGCTACAAACACTTCCAACCCATACCCTCCCTGGTTCGCACACACTGAGGCCAGGGGAAAACGCTCCACTACCACTTGGTCCAGAATGACCTATAGCCAACAAGTAGGCAAACGTTTTGAATGGGCAATGGAAGGGTTGTTCCTTTGGTATGTAGGAATCATGAGAGCTCGGGAGGCCATTGTAAAATTAGCAGAGGAAGTAGAAATAGGCTTCAATGCCACCAATGAAGCTCTATTCCTGCTAAACAAGCAGTTACAAGAAACCTCAAGGATGACTATGCAAAATCGACTTGCCCTCCATGCTATGTTACTTCATAATGGAGGAGCATGCAAATATCTAAATTTATCTGATGAGTATTGCTGTATTTCAATTCCTAATGTGACCGTACCGCTAACGGCTCAACTGGAGTTAATTAAAAAGGCCGCTAAAGGTGCTAATGCCATAGCGAAAGTAAGCAGTGGTTGGCTCGCGGacctttttttccagttttggttGGAGTTTTTCCTCATTAGCAATGTGCATACTCACCCCATTATTAACCCTGTGAATACCTCTATTCAGTTGTttattgtgtgtttgtgtaggaTGTTGTGTCGTTGA